CCTTTCTGGAAGAATCCCTTATGGAAAGTGGAGGGTTCTTAAGCATCCAATCATCTAATTTTGGGGTGAAAGGTCATCGTACCGATCAGTTGTTAAAGCGGCTGAATGAGGAAGTAATTATTGAAAAGATGAAAACTGCCGATGTTATTGTAGTGACCATCGGGGGTAATGATATTATGAAGGTCATTAAACAAAACTTTAATCAATTGGATTTAGGTGACTTTCAACAAGCAATGCCCACTTTTAACGAGAATATCTCTTCTATTTTAAAAAGAATTCGGGATTTAAATGAAGGGGCGACTGTATATCTTATTGGAGTATACAACCCATTATCTCGTTTACTACCGCAAATTACTGAATTTAATACTGTCATTTCGTTATGGAATGAAGTGAGTCAGAAGCATATTGATAGTTATTCAAACATGTACTTTGTTGATATTTCTCATATCTTTACTGAAGGGATGAATGTTTTATATGAAGAGGATCTGTTTCATCCAAATGACTTAGGGTATGAACTAATTGCAGAATCTTTATATAAAAAAATGATAGAATCCCAAAGAATGGATTCATGGGGAACACCATTGATATCAACAGGTGGGGAAGAGGAGTCATAATGAAGAAAGTATTTTCGTGGAAAGCTGCTTTTTGGGGATTAGTCGCTTTACTTTTTATTATGATTATTGGATTAGGGATATTCTTATTGCAGCCAATTGAACATAAATCATATACACCTTCAAACCTAGATGAAGAGGCGTTTATTCCAATCTCCGTTCAGGCGGAGAAAACGGCTATTAACGATTTAATACACCGCTATATGAAGCACGAAGGATTAGGAGGATCATTAAATTATTCTGTAGTATTGAATAATGAAGTAGAACTGTACGGTAGCTTTGAAGTGTTCGATCAACAGCTCGAGTTCTTAATGTTATTTGAAACAAGAGTATTAGAAAATGGTGACCTCTGGTTAAAGGAAAAATCATTACACATAGGTGGGCTTGAAGTTCCTTCCTCCTATGTTTTGAAGTTTATTCAAGGTCACTATGATTTACCGGAATGGGTTTCCATTCACCCAGCGGATCATGCTATTTATGTGTCATTAACTCAACTACAATTAGATAATGGGGCTAGGATTAAAATGAAAGAGTTTGATTTGCAAAATGATGACATTGAATTAACTCTTTTGGTTCCAAAAAGTTGAGGGATGGCATAAAGTCATCCCTTTATTATTCAATTAGGCTCCTTTTAGGATGATGGCCTCAATAGCTTGTTCTGTTTTATTCGTACCAACAATTACAATAGAGTAGGCTATTTCCTTTTCAAGTGTTAGGTTCGGAATCTCTAAAATAGTTTCATTAGTCCCAGAGATAGTTGCAGCTAAGGTAACGGTCATAGGAGATACTACGAGATACTCCGTTATCCCCTTATATGGAACACTCTTAAATAAAGTTTCTCCTTTTTCAACACTAACAGAAATTTCAGGGCTATTTGGTGCTAAATGAATCACTCTTAGTTTTGAGGTTTTTTTATTTGTATCTGGATTGTCTTCGATTACTTTTATTTGGGGTTGTTCTTCTTTTCCGAAAATGGCTAAAGTCATAAAATCATTTGCTTGAACCGTTATTCTTCTGCTAACTAAAACAGATACCATTTGTCCAGCAGGATACACATCAATATGATATCTTCCAACAGGAAGTTTATAATACGTGCTTTGCTTCTTAAAAGGAACATTTTGTAGGATCCGATAACCATTGATGTAGATATCCACTGGTTGCTCCCCTAAATGAGCGTGGATGAACCGGAGATACCCTTCAGGTTTTTGCTGCCTAGTCATATGAAAAGTGCGGTTCATATATTTAAAATGTTTTTGATAATAATAAACATGCATAGAAGGATTAACGTATTTATAGTACTGTGCCAGCATGTCATATTTTAAAGCTTTCATCCAAAGCTGATCTTTTGTCAACATTTTCTTCCCTCCCTCTAAATAACATTGTATGCAACGTTGTATTTATTGGGTGATTGTCTATGAAGCATTTAACTAGACTTTCATACAATGTCGCGTTAAAATGCCTTAATTGGGGTATACATAGGTGGATTGACCCTAAGAAGTGGAAATGCTAGTTTGAACATTTTTGTGAAACATTTTTGAGAATCATAAGAATAATAAACATAAGCAACTTAGAAAAGGAGACATATCAAAGATGTTAAAAAAACTATTTGGAAGAAAAGAAGTCGACCCGACTGTTACATTAAAAGCACCTTTAACAGGAAAGCTTGTCCC
Above is a window of Bacillus carboniphilus DNA encoding:
- a CDS encoding SGNH/GDSL hydrolase family protein, with the translated sequence MNHSKSLFLYGLIMIILTGCSSLTYQQHEPRQDVEESKQYLYKEKFPLEFLPRSMEIVAVGDSLTKGVGSSTDAGGYLPFLEESLMESGGFLSIQSSNFGVKGHRTDQLLKRLNEEVIIEKMKTADVIVVTIGGNDIMKVIKQNFNQLDLGDFQQAMPTFNENISSILKRIRDLNEGATVYLIGVYNPLSRLLPQITEFNTVISLWNEVSQKHIDSYSNMYFVDISHIFTEGMNVLYEEDLFHPNDLGYELIAESLYKKMIESQRMDSWGTPLISTGGEEES
- a CDS encoding YpmS family protein gives rise to the protein MKKVFSWKAAFWGLVALLFIMIIGLGIFLLQPIEHKSYTPSNLDEEAFIPISVQAEKTAINDLIHRYMKHEGLGGSLNYSVVLNNEVELYGSFEVFDQQLEFLMLFETRVLENGDLWLKEKSLHIGGLEVPSSYVLKFIQGHYDLPEWVSIHPADHAIYVSLTQLQLDNGARIKMKEFDLQNDDIELTLLVPKS
- a CDS encoding DUF4397 domain-containing protein, giving the protein MLTKDQLWMKALKYDMLAQYYKYVNPSMHVYYYQKHFKYMNRTFHMTRQQKPEGYLRFIHAHLGEQPVDIYINGYRILQNVPFKKQSTYYKLPVGRYHIDVYPAGQMVSVLVSRRITVQANDFMTLAIFGKEEQPQIKVIEDNPDTNKKTSKLRVIHLAPNSPEISVSVEKGETLFKSVPYKGITEYLVVSPMTVTLAATISGTNETILEIPNLTLEKEIAYSIVIVGTNKTEQAIEAIILKGA